One window of the Leptospira koniambonensis genome contains the following:
- a CDS encoding MlaD family protein, producing MKFPIPSPIHLGFVFFCAFFVLLYQSVIERSGSEEDYPYTLKIYYPKSQGIRPGTPVSILGLERGIVRDVDVVGIEEVPDKRFLDKNRTKAVEITIRLAEPITLYSNYDISFRTATVLSGRTIDINPGNAEEDSKQAFFKPTYKEEEDFRPDFAPSARYYDDFFAASTGVIRENKQDITLMFANFEEISYKLKSSNGSVPRFINDPDTYDNLAETLTDMRILGDDARRYVEGYRKIERSAPIPFSINLYRRTTIIGGISSDFYLNKL from the coding sequence ATGAAATTTCCGATCCCATCTCCCATTCATCTAGGTTTCGTTTTCTTTTGTGCTTTTTTCGTACTCTTATACCAATCAGTGATCGAACGATCTGGTTCCGAAGAAGATTATCCTTATACTTTAAAAATTTATTATCCTAAGTCCCAAGGGATTCGCCCTGGAACTCCAGTTAGTATTTTAGGATTGGAGAGGGGAATTGTCCGAGATGTGGATGTGGTTGGGATAGAGGAAGTTCCTGACAAAAGATTTTTGGATAAGAACAGGACCAAGGCAGTAGAGATTACGATCCGACTTGCGGAGCCTATCACATTATATTCAAACTATGATATTAGTTTTAGGACAGCTACCGTACTTTCTGGAAGAACGATAGATATCAATCCAGGAAATGCGGAAGAAGATTCCAAGCAGGCATTTTTCAAGCCAACATACAAGGAAGAAGAAGATTTCCGTCCTGACTTTGCTCCTTCTGCCAGATACTATGATGACTTTTTTGCTGCATCTACTGGTGTGATCCGCGAAAACAAACAAGACATCACTTTGATGTTTGCAAACTTCGAAGAGATATCTTATAAACTCAAAAGTAGTAATGGATCAGTTCCAAGGTTTATCAATGATCCGGATACATACGATAATCTGGCTGAAACATTGACTGATATGAGAATTTTAGGGGACGATGCCAGAAGGTATGTCGAAGGATACCGTAAGATAGAAAGAAGCGCTCCTATCCCTTTCTCCATCAATTTGTATCGCAGGACCACCATCATCGGCGGGATTTCCAGCGATTTCTATCTGAACAAGCTATAA
- the kdsB gene encoding 3-deoxy-manno-octulosonate cytidylyltransferase, with the protein MTKPKILGVIPARYGSSRFPGKPLAKIGDLPMIAWTYKNSVQSSLLHDVVVATDDERIFQIVSDNGGKAVMTSPDHPSGTDRIREVALKYPDSGIIINIQGDEPGIESELIDGVAKLKLERPDWAMSTAAVRLEENEIQDPNRVKVVLDKNGKALYFSRSAIPSQFKKTVPAYRHLGIYGYDRDFLLGYPYLPPSALEESESLEQLRAMEAGHSIGVFITNRAALSVDTPEDLELVVEDFKKKGLIP; encoded by the coding sequence ATGACAAAACCGAAAATCCTAGGGGTCATACCCGCAAGATATGGAAGTTCCCGATTTCCTGGCAAACCGTTGGCCAAGATCGGGGACCTTCCTATGATCGCCTGGACATATAAGAATTCTGTCCAGTCTTCTCTTCTTCATGATGTTGTTGTTGCCACTGATGACGAAAGGATCTTTCAGATCGTTTCGGATAACGGTGGTAAGGCGGTGATGACTTCCCCGGATCATCCATCCGGAACAGATAGGATTAGAGAAGTCGCACTCAAATATCCTGACTCAGGAATTATAATCAATATCCAAGGTGACGAGCCTGGAATAGAATCTGAACTTATTGATGGAGTAGCGAAACTCAAACTGGAAAGACCAGATTGGGCGATGAGCACTGCAGCAGTTCGATTAGAAGAAAATGAGATCCAAGATCCGAACCGGGTCAAAGTAGTCTTAGACAAAAACGGAAAGGCACTCTATTTCTCCCGTTCAGCAATCCCTAGCCAATTCAAAAAGACAGTTCCTGCTTACAGACATCTTGGGATCTACGGATACGATAGGGATTTCTTACTTGGATATCCCTATCTTCCCCCAAGCGCATTAGAAGAATCTGAATCACTCGAACAATTAAGAGCGATGGAAGCTGGACATTCTATCGGAGTGTTTATAACAAACCGCGCAGCATTGAGCGTAGACACACCTGAAGATCTAGAACTAGTAGTGGAAGATTTTAAGAAGAAGGGACTGATCCCTTAA
- a CDS encoding motility protein A: MDIATIIGFGSAVVVFAFGILSAGLNPLDIVDIPSVLITFGGATACTVMAVPWQNTLELGKVTRKAFREEKSDLIGLIKTLVSFSEKARREGLLALEDDVNELPEEFLRKGITLVVDGTDPELVRNIMETEMSNIASRHSAGKAWWENWGALAPAFGMIGTLIGLVQMLKNLGSGDASAIGTGMAAALITTLYGSMGANMIAIPIMKKLMRKSEDELLVRQIMIEGTLSIQSGDNPRIVKDKLASYLPPGERGVLKDEND, from the coding sequence ATGGATATAGCTACAATCATAGGTTTCGGCTCTGCAGTCGTAGTATTCGCTTTCGGGATCCTTTCCGCCGGCTTGAATCCACTTGATATCGTGGATATACCTTCCGTATTGATCACATTCGGAGGAGCGACCGCTTGTACAGTGATGGCGGTCCCTTGGCAAAATACCTTGGAATTAGGCAAGGTAACTCGTAAGGCTTTTAGAGAAGAAAAAAGCGATCTAATCGGACTCATTAAAACATTAGTTTCCTTCTCCGAGAAAGCAAGGAGAGAAGGTCTACTCGCGTTAGAAGATGACGTGAACGAACTTCCTGAAGAATTTTTAAGAAAGGGAATTACCCTAGTTGTGGATGGAACAGACCCTGAGCTTGTTCGGAATATTATGGAAACCGAAATGAGTAATATCGCTTCCAGACATAGTGCCGGAAAAGCTTGGTGGGAAAACTGGGGAGCACTTGCTCCTGCATTCGGGATGATCGGAACTCTGATCGGACTCGTTCAGATGTTAAAAAACCTTGGATCCGGAGACGCGAGTGCGATCGGAACAGGGATGGCGGCCGCTTTGATCACCACATTGTACGGATCTATGGGAGCGAACATGATTGCGATCCCAATCATGAAAAAACTTATGCGTAAATCCGAAGACGAACTATTAGTAAGACAGATCATGATAGAAGGTACACTCTCTATTCAGTCCGGAGATAACCCTCGTATCGTGAAAGACAAGCTCGCAAGTTATCTGCCTCCTGGCGAACGCGGCGTTCTAAAAGACGAAAACGATTAA
- a CDS encoding c-type cytochrome, whose product MKTRAILISLFVSILSLIFLLNCGDKEKPKEEAAPVVSAAATLSPEVEEGKKLFLENGCNACHGDTGAGDGAAAASLNPKPRNYKAPASDWKNGPTEAGILKTLNNGIPSNPVMTSYKFLGDEKLKKISKYVIYLNQN is encoded by the coding sequence ATGAAGACTCGGGCAATCCTGATTTCCCTTTTTGTTTCCATTCTCTCCCTCATCTTCCTATTGAACTGCGGAGATAAAGAAAAGCCGAAAGAAGAAGCTGCACCTGTAGTAAGTGCCGCAGCAACTTTAAGTCCAGAAGTAGAAGAAGGTAAAAAACTTTTTCTTGAAAACGGATGTAACGCATGTCACGGAGATACAGGCGCTGGAGACGGAGCAGCTGCGGCTAGCTTAAATCCAAAGCCTAGAAATTACAAAGCACCTGCTAGTGACTGGAAAAATGGTCCTACAGAAGCAGGAATTTTGAAAACTTTGAATAATGGAATTCCAAGCAACCCTGTGATGACTTCCTACAAGTTCTTAGGCGACGAAAAACTTAAAAAGATTTCTAAGTACGTAATCTACCTAAATCAAAATTAA
- a CDS encoding STAS domain-containing protein → MSDEFKINVDLEPNVPVIHISGEITSEADDEILGKYQSIPEQRRTRVILNFHGTSYINSAGLATLISLITKASESSSKIEFAGLNDHFRKVMDIVGLTDFVLIHNTLQEALS, encoded by the coding sequence ATGTCTGACGAATTCAAAATAAACGTGGATCTTGAACCTAATGTTCCGGTGATCCATATCTCTGGAGAAATCACCTCCGAAGCGGATGACGAAATTTTAGGAAAATACCAGTCCATACCCGAACAACGTAGGACCAGGGTGATTTTGAATTTCCATGGAACATCTTACATCAATTCGGCGGGGCTTGCAACCTTGATCAGTTTGATCACCAAAGCAAGTGAATCTTCTTCCAAAATTGAATTTGCAGGCCTAAACGATCATTTCAGAAAAGTGATGGATATCGTTGGTCTTACGGATTTCGTTTTAATCCACAACACTCTGCAAGAAGCTCTTAGTTAA
- the motB gene encoding flagellar motor protein MotB — MAKQKCPDCIQNIPEYMLTYGDMVTLLLCFFIMLYRTGKTNAIEMQIILSAFKTTTGFFDGGQTLSKGKLEEMGMNIESLPSMTTGKALSKSKKTATELFKPEIEAGKVRVTEDERGLVISLVGADYFNPGSAILQEPIKGTLKKASGLIKGLERFVRVEGHCDADAVLPGANPNREERTYLNNWDLAGARAINSTDYVVGVGKLDPSWFQAVSFGSYRPLVVENQGTPEAKAFNRRIDIVILTEKSTKRSDYESNFGLPKSRVPGSETSTESGL, encoded by the coding sequence ATGGCAAAACAGAAATGTCCAGATTGTATCCAGAATATTCCAGAGTACATGCTTACTTATGGAGACATGGTTACACTTCTTCTTTGCTTCTTCATTATGTTATACCGTACGGGTAAAACGAACGCGATAGAGATGCAGATCATTCTATCCGCGTTCAAAACCACTACTGGGTTTTTTGACGGTGGACAAACTCTTTCCAAAGGAAAATTGGAAGAGATGGGAATGAATATAGAAAGTCTTCCTTCCATGACTACTGGAAAGGCTCTTTCTAAATCTAAGAAGACCGCTACGGAATTATTCAAACCTGAGATAGAAGCAGGGAAAGTGCGAGTAACGGAAGACGAAAGAGGTCTTGTGATCAGCTTAGTAGGAGCCGATTATTTTAATCCAGGCTCTGCAATTTTACAAGAACCGATCAAAGGTACATTAAAAAAGGCTAGCGGTCTCATCAAAGGATTGGAAAGATTTGTAAGGGTAGAAGGTCACTGCGACGCTGATGCAGTACTGCCCGGCGCCAATCCAAACAGGGAAGAAAGAACATACTTAAACAATTGGGATCTTGCAGGTGCAAGGGCGATCAACTCCACAGACTATGTTGTGGGAGTAGGAAAATTAGATCCAAGTTGGTTCCAAGCAGTGAGTTTTGGATCTTATAGACCTCTGGTCGTAGAGAACCAAGGAACTCCAGAAGCAAAAGCATTCAATAGAAGAATTGATATCGTAATCTTAACGGAAAAATCCACCAAACGAAGCGACTACGAATCCAATTTCGGCCTACCAAAGAGCCGTGTTCCAGGTTCAGAAACTTCCACCGAAAGTGGATTATAG
- a CDS encoding flagellar basal body-associated FliL family protein yields MGDPEIDEEEGGLPAADAGAGSSPLIKWLIYIAGAVFGIIIVVLVSMFVAKQAATSTFREMKNVALVKPPPPLMTFQFQEEFRINTADKGETHFVKMKLSFGVARDDAKITAELAERIAQMRDLVNLIIGRKTKDDLIDVEDQLDLREEIKAQINHILSDGKIQEVYFTEFIVN; encoded by the coding sequence ATGGGCGATCCCGAAATAGACGAGGAAGAAGGCGGTTTACCCGCGGCGGATGCCGGCGCCGGCTCGTCTCCGCTCATCAAATGGCTGATCTATATTGCCGGTGCTGTATTCGGAATTATCATAGTTGTACTTGTTTCCATGTTTGTAGCGAAACAGGCAGCGACTAGTACCTTCCGTGAAATGAAAAACGTAGCCTTAGTAAAACCACCTCCGCCACTCATGACCTTCCAATTTCAGGAAGAGTTCAGGATCAACACTGCAGATAAAGGTGAAACTCACTTCGTAAAGATGAAATTATCTTTCGGAGTTGCAAGAGATGATGCTAAGATCACTGCGGAACTTGCGGAAAGGATCGCTCAGATGAGAGACTTGGTGAACCTAATTATAGGAAGAAAGACCAAGGATGATCTGATCGACGTAGAAGATCAGTTAGATTTGAGAGAAGAGATCAAGGCTCAGATCAATCATATTCTCTCCGACGGAAAGATCCAAGAAGTTTACTTCACAGAATTTATCGTCAACTAA
- a CDS encoding Zn-ribbon domain-containing OB-fold protein codes for MAEIMEAHSLTGKKCKSCGFEATDPVVSCTSCGSEEVEAKTFSGKGKVYTYTVVHVGFGHLAPRAPYVLAVIELEEGAKTMSIIEGEYQGKPVTESIAIDMPVLFDRTETSTGFIFKPA; via the coding sequence ATGGCGGAGATTATGGAAGCTCATTCTTTAACCGGAAAAAAATGCAAATCTTGTGGATTCGAAGCTACCGATCCTGTAGTTTCTTGCACAAGCTGTGGATCAGAAGAAGTAGAAGCTAAAACTTTTTCAGGCAAAGGAAAAGTTTATACTTACACTGTGGTTCATGTTGGCTTCGGACATTTAGCTCCAAGAGCGCCTTACGTTCTTGCAGTCATTGAGCTGGAAGAAGGTGCAAAAACCATGAGTATTATCGAAGGAGAATACCAAGGTAAGCCGGTCACCGAATCGATCGCGATTGATATGCCGGTCCTTTTTGATAGAACGGAAACTTCGACAGGTTTTATTTTTAAACCTGCTTGA
- a CDS encoding glycosyltransferase — MKVAVIHDWLNGMRGGEIVLDSILKVFPDADLFTLFYEKGKLNERIENRKIVTAFTDRLPFKSKYRWYLPLFPTAIESLDLRGYDLIVSSSHCVAKGIIPDPDAIHISYVHSPMRYVWDLYYDYFPARSGLKFFAFELVSNYLRTWDSVSSNRVDSFLCNSEFVARRIQKFYRRDSKVVYPPCLPKGFKVKAEKKENFDLIVSAFAPYKRIDLAIEAYRKNGRPLKILGSGQEYKKLIKDLPPNVEILPHRPRNEVQEYMAKAKTFIFPGMEDFGIAPVEAQGYCTPVLAYAKGGALETVVSGKTGLFFKEQTVEALNAGLAASDQKEWKSKDFQASVNRFTEEKFIIQIQKAVETINKNSGKRRGV; from the coding sequence ATGAAAGTCGCAGTGATCCATGATTGGCTGAATGGAATGAGGGGAGGAGAGATCGTACTCGATTCTATCCTAAAAGTATTTCCGGATGCAGATCTATTTACCCTTTTTTATGAAAAAGGAAAGTTAAACGAAAGAATAGAAAATAGAAAGATCGTAACTGCATTCACTGATAGGCTTCCTTTCAAATCCAAGTATCGTTGGTATCTTCCTTTATTTCCTACTGCGATAGAGTCCTTGGATCTAAGAGGATATGATCTGATAGTATCTTCTTCTCATTGTGTTGCAAAAGGTATAATTCCGGATCCGGATGCGATCCATATCAGCTATGTACATTCTCCTATGAGATATGTTTGGGATCTGTATTATGATTATTTTCCTGCGAGAAGTGGTTTGAAATTTTTCGCATTCGAACTTGTTTCTAATTATCTTCGTACTTGGGACTCTGTTTCTTCCAATAGAGTAGATTCATTCTTATGTAACTCTGAGTTTGTTGCAAGAAGGATCCAAAAATTCTATAGAAGAGATTCCAAAGTAGTTTATCCTCCTTGTTTGCCTAAAGGTTTTAAGGTCAAAGCGGAGAAGAAGGAAAACTTCGACCTGATCGTGTCTGCATTCGCTCCTTATAAACGGATCGACTTAGCGATAGAAGCATACAGAAAGAATGGAAGGCCACTTAAAATTTTAGGAAGCGGCCAAGAATATAAGAAACTTATAAAAGATCTTCCTCCAAATGTAGAGATCCTACCACATAGACCAAGAAACGAAGTGCAAGAGTATATGGCCAAGGCAAAAACATTCATTTTTCCTGGGATGGAAGATTTCGGGATCGCACCTGTCGAGGCCCAAGGGTATTGTACTCCTGTTCTGGCATACGCAAAAGGTGGAGCCTTGGAGACAGTGGTCTCCGGCAAGACTGGACTCTTCTTCAAAGAGCAAACAGTGGAGGCATTGAACGCTGGCTTGGCAGCATCCGACCAAAAAGAATGGAAATCTAAGGATTTTCAGGCCTCGGTAAACCGTTTTACAGAGGAAAAATTCATCATCCAAATCCAAAAGGCGGTCGAGACTATAAACAAGAACTCTGGAAAAAGGAGGGGCGTATGA
- a CDS encoding flagellar FlbD family protein has product MITLHRLKGNEFVLNASHIECIEANPDTTITLSNDRKYVVQESIPEVIEKILEFKKRVLVFPLGSAPDQFKRAD; this is encoded by the coding sequence ATGATTACTTTGCATAGATTGAAAGGAAATGAATTCGTTCTAAACGCCTCTCATATAGAATGTATCGAGGCCAATCCGGATACTACGATCACTTTGTCTAATGATAGAAAATATGTGGTCCAAGAAAGTATACCCGAAGTGATCGAAAAAATTTTGGAGTTCAAAAAACGAGTGCTGGTGTTTCCTTTGGGTTCCGCGCCGGATCAATTTAAGAGGGCAGATTAA
- a CDS encoding cell division protein FtsQ/DivIB — protein MRHNIIDFLKESVQKRTSWWLLAFLFLLASTLGWGFRRGTLPQELNKLILTGHETLRTEEIVQIMGIQPGTSFENYDLGQMENRLTSHPRIKSAHLEKKTDDQLLVEITERKPNYLVNSDGHLFEIDPDLKIVSMDDVRSQGLTVLSGTFPREKGEVVGAAFKDLHTSVENAFRSYPALKTRISEVSLHEDGEIFVYADTPLSVRVQVGTLFQTEQVRKLYAVLAYLEKEKVRPKLVDIRGEDAVYH, from the coding sequence ATGAGACATAATATAATTGACTTTTTGAAAGAATCCGTTCAAAAAAGAACGAGTTGGTGGCTTCTGGCCTTCCTCTTTCTATTGGCGAGCACTTTAGGCTGGGGATTTAGGAGAGGGACCCTTCCCCAGGAGTTGAATAAACTCATACTGACAGGACACGAAACTCTTAGAACGGAAGAAATAGTTCAGATCATGGGAATCCAACCGGGAACCTCTTTCGAAAATTACGACCTCGGCCAAATGGAAAACCGACTTACCTCACATCCTAGAATCAAATCCGCTCACTTGGAAAAAAAAACGGACGACCAATTGTTGGTGGAGATCACCGAAAGAAAACCGAATTACCTCGTGAACTCAGACGGACATCTTTTTGAAATAGATCCAGATCTTAAGATCGTTTCCATGGATGATGTTAGAAGCCAAGGACTCACTGTTCTTTCCGGAACATTCCCGAGAGAAAAAGGAGAAGTGGTCGGCGCTGCATTCAAGGATCTTCATACTTCTGTGGAGAATGCATTTCGTTCTTATCCGGCATTAAAGACTCGTATCTCAGAAGTATCCTTGCATGAAGATGGAGAAATTTTTGTCTACGCTGACACTCCTCTTTCAGTTCGTGTGCAAGTTGGGACCTTATTCCAAACAGAACAGGTCAGAAAGTTATACGCTGTATTAGCATATCTTGAAAAAGAAAAAGTCCGCCCCAAACTCGTGGACATACGAGGAGAAGACGCGGTCTACCATTAA
- a CDS encoding glucose 1-dehydrogenase: protein MAKQFEGKVALVTGAASPRGLGRAIANTIARDGGDVVVVDLNKEHIEQAAAEIAKEFGVKTLGIPVNVTKPEDCDAAINAVKEKFGKLDFLVNNAGVLKDNLFIRMSEQEYDFVMDVNAKGVFLMTKYASKLLLKAPSGRIVNISSLSGLSGQPGQANYSSSKAAVIALTKVAAREFSGRNVLVNAVCPGYVQTDMTASLPEEVQKKLTDPMFIPLKRPGTQQEIANAVEFFLSDKASYITGVFLRVDGGAGIGM, encoded by the coding sequence ATGGCAAAACAATTCGAAGGTAAAGTTGCATTAGTTACGGGAGCTGCATCTCCCAGAGGTTTAGGTCGTGCTATTGCCAATACTATCGCAAGAGATGGTGGGGATGTAGTCGTTGTAGACTTAAATAAAGAGCATATCGAGCAGGCGGCTGCCGAAATCGCTAAAGAATTTGGCGTTAAAACATTAGGTATTCCAGTAAACGTTACTAAACCTGAAGATTGCGATGCTGCTATCAATGCTGTTAAAGAGAAATTTGGTAAACTGGACTTTTTAGTAAACAACGCCGGTGTTCTGAAAGATAATCTTTTTATCAGAATGAGCGAGCAAGAGTATGATTTCGTAATGGATGTGAACGCGAAAGGTGTATTCTTAATGACCAAGTATGCTTCTAAACTTCTTTTAAAAGCTCCTTCTGGTAGAATTGTAAACATCTCTTCTCTTTCAGGTCTTTCTGGTCAACCTGGACAAGCAAACTATTCTTCCTCTAAAGCTGCCGTGATCGCTCTTACTAAAGTTGCAGCAAGAGAATTTTCTGGTAGAAACGTTTTAGTAAATGCAGTTTGCCCAGGTTATGTGCAAACAGATATGACTGCCTCTCTTCCAGAAGAAGTTCAGAAAAAACTTACTGATCCTATGTTCATCCCTTTAAAGAGACCCGGTACTCAACAAGAGATCGCTAACGCAGTGGAATTTTTCCTTTCTGATAAAGCATCTTATATCACTGGCGTTTTCCTCCGTGTAGACGGCGGCGCCGGTATCGGAATGTAA
- a CDS encoding thiolase domain-containing protein — protein MREVAIIGAYETVHGNHKDRTLRDLVTEAGNGAIKDSGIDRKEIQAVYVGNYAGNEFNAQNTMGSYAANLLGLGDRPAIRTEGACASGGIAMRQGVLAVASGLYDTVLVLGVEKMNGLDPETTMEIVARGQDQDVEGGYCISGPSGFALNAIRHMHEFGTTKEMLATVAEKNYFHGSLNPFAHKQKEISFNNIMRARMVTTPFGFHDVSLVTDASAAVVITTKEKAKSVRKDYVVVKGSGIGGDYFNVALKKDSVSFPASVQAATEAFKMAGVERKDIDVLECHDCFTITEIINIEDLGFVEKGKGGQFTKDGHTRLGGKLPVNTSGGLKAKGHPVGATGVGQVVEMTYQLRDQSEKRQVANARTALTHVLGGPGAVSIVHILQRGE, from the coding sequence ATGAGAGAAGTAGCAATCATCGGGGCCTATGAAACGGTCCATGGTAATCATAAAGACAGAACTTTACGTGATCTAGTTACCGAAGCTGGTAACGGAGCTATTAAAGATTCAGGTATCGACAGAAAGGAAATCCAAGCTGTTTATGTTGGAAATTATGCAGGTAATGAGTTTAACGCTCAAAACACAATGGGTTCCTATGCAGCCAACTTACTTGGTTTAGGTGATCGTCCTGCAATCCGCACTGAAGGAGCTTGTGCTTCCGGTGGAATCGCAATGAGACAAGGTGTTCTTGCCGTTGCATCCGGTCTATACGATACCGTTTTAGTTCTGGGCGTGGAAAAAATGAACGGCTTAGATCCTGAAACTACGATGGAAATCGTAGCAAGAGGCCAAGACCAGGATGTAGAAGGCGGTTATTGTATTTCCGGTCCTTCTGGTTTTGCTTTAAACGCAATCCGTCATATGCATGAGTTCGGCACTACCAAGGAAATGTTAGCAACAGTTGCTGAAAAAAACTATTTCCATGGCAGCTTAAATCCGTTTGCTCATAAACAAAAAGAGATTTCTTTCAATAATATTATGAGAGCAAGAATGGTAACTACTCCATTCGGTTTTCATGATGTTTCTTTGGTTACGGATGCCTCCGCCGCGGTCGTGATCACTACCAAAGAAAAAGCAAAATCTGTTCGTAAAGACTATGTTGTTGTAAAAGGTTCCGGAATTGGTGGAGACTACTTCAATGTGGCTCTTAAAAAAGATTCTGTTAGCTTCCCTGCATCTGTTCAAGCAGCTACAGAAGCTTTTAAAATGGCTGGCGTAGAAAGAAAGGACATCGATGTTTTAGAATGCCATGACTGTTTTACCATCACTGAGATCATCAATATAGAAGATCTTGGCTTTGTTGAAAAAGGAAAAGGCGGCCAATTCACTAAAGATGGTCATACTCGACTGGGTGGAAAACTTCCTGTAAATACTTCAGGTGGTTTAAAAGCAAAAGGTCATCCAGTTGGAGCTACAGGTGTAGGTCAAGTTGTAGAGATGACTTACCAACTCAGAGACCAATCTGAAAAACGACAAGTTGCAAATGCTCGTACTGCTTTAACTCATGTTTTAGGCGGCCCGGGTGCAGTTAGTATAGTACATATTCTGCAGAGGGGGGAATAA
- the ftsA gene encoding cell division protein FtsA, whose amino-acid sequence MESSERIIVSLDLGSALTKVVVGRPISEYETEIIGTGMFPSSGIKNGSIINIEATTRSIIEAVSEAELMCGQEIGYVVVNVTGKSVRADNSKGVVAITNRDRVVTEPDIVRVIEAAQAVRVPADQEILHVLSKEFSVDDQTSIKDPIGMTGVRLEAEVHIVTAGLTALHNLEKCIEAAGLAEETRVLSSLASSDAVLTSGEKDLGTAVLDIGAGICDLIVYVDGGIAYSSVIPFGGYNVTSDLSIGLKTTIETAELVKKRFGHCSLEEIDPTETVEIPPISGRPARAVLREELVHVIEPRMREIFEMVDAELIKSGKKSFLAGGVILTGGGSLLEGIESLAEDVFRLTVTRARPAGLSGLSDRVSSPEFATAVGLIKYASRLGDMERKSQDRSETWGKKIRRWIEENL is encoded by the coding sequence ATGGAATCTTCTGAAAGAATCATAGTCTCTCTGGATCTGGGATCAGCACTTACAAAAGTGGTGGTAGGACGTCCTATCTCCGAATATGAAACTGAAATTATCGGAACAGGAATGTTCCCTTCTTCCGGGATCAAAAATGGATCCATTATCAATATAGAAGCAACCACTCGTTCCATCATAGAAGCAGTGAGTGAAGCTGAACTCATGTGTGGACAAGAGATAGGTTATGTTGTTGTGAATGTAACAGGTAAATCTGTTCGTGCTGATAATTCTAAGGGAGTTGTTGCAATCACAAACAGAGACAGAGTTGTAACTGAACCTGATATAGTTAGAGTGATAGAAGCTGCACAAGCAGTTCGAGTTCCTGCTGACCAAGAAATTTTACATGTACTTTCTAAAGAATTTTCAGTAGATGATCAGACTTCTATTAAAGATCCAATCGGAATGACTGGAGTTCGTTTAGAAGCAGAAGTCCATATAGTCACAGCAGGTTTAACAGCACTTCATAATTTAGAAAAATGTATTGAGGCAGCAGGTTTGGCAGAAGAGACAAGAGTTCTTTCAAGTCTCGCTTCTTCCGATGCAGTTTTAACTTCTGGAGAAAAAGATTTAGGCACCGCAGTATTAGATATTGGCGCCGGGATCTGTGATCTGATCGTTTATGTGGATGGAGGAATTGCTTATTCTTCTGTAATTCCTTTCGGTGGATATAATGTTACTTCTGATCTTTCTATCGGTTTAAAAACCACCATCGAAACTGCTGAGCTTGTGAAAAAAAGATTCGGTCATTGTTCTTTAGAAGAAATTGATCCAACTGAAACAGTAGAGATACCACCAATCAGCGGAAGACCTGCTAGAGCAGTTCTCCGAGAAGAATTAGTTCATGTGATCGAACCTCGTATGAGAGAAATTTTCGAAATGGTGGATGCAGAACTTATTAAGTCCGGAAAAAAATCTTTTCTCGCTGGAGGAGTGATCCTCACAGGCGGAGGAAGCCTTTTAGAAGGAATAGAAAGTTTGGCGGAAGATGTATTTCGTCTAACGGTAACCCGTGCAAGGCCTGCGGGGCTTTCCGGACTTTCGGATAGAGTTTCTTCTCCTGAATTCGCTACCGCAGTTGGACTTATTAAATACGCCTCCAGGCTTGGGGACATGGAAAGAAAATCCCAGGACAGAAGCGAAACCTGGGGCAAAAAAATTCGGAGATGGATAGAGGAAAACCTCTAA